In Oryza sativa Japonica Group chromosome 2, ASM3414082v1, the following are encoded in one genomic region:
- the LOC4329057 gene encoding uncharacterized protein translates to MGRPYAVKGRKKKRKLDDGGASREPPVDEEAAEELPPPEGVEEEEGKEEDVAAAAAAGEVADGLPVVPRPVDGKRRPGAIFVLERACLEVGKVGKTMQILNSDDHANYLRKQNRNPADYRPDIIHQALLAIFDSPLTKAGRLQAVYVRTEKGVLFEIKPYVRMPRTFKRFCGLMSQLLQKLSITAVGKREKLLNVIKNPVTRYLPVGAKKIGLSYSAEKSVNLFDYVAKSSDDVPLVFVVGAMAHGKIDNEYSDDYIQICNYPLSAACCLNRICSALEQKWNIQ, encoded by the exons ATGGGGCGGCCGTACGCGGTGAAGGGGCGGAAGAAGAAGCGGaagctcgacgacggcggggccTCCCGCGAGCCCCCGGTCGAcgaagaggcggcggaggagctgccgccgccggagggggtggaggaggaggaggggaaggaggaggacgtggcggcggcggcggcggccggggaggttGCTGATGGGCTACCCGTCGTGCCACGGCCGGTGGACGGGAAGCGGCGGCCCGGCGCGATCTTCGTGCTCGAGAGGGCCTGCCTCGAGGTCGGCAAAGTCGGCAAG ACTATGCAAATCCTGAACTCGGATGACCATGCTAATTATTTGAGGAAGCAAAACAGGAATCCAGCTGATTACAGGCCTGATATCATTCACCAG GCTCTTCTTGCAATATTTGATAGCCCACTAACTAAAGCTGGGAGGTTACAAGCTGTTTATGTTAGGACTGAAAAGGGAGTATTGTTTGAAATCAAGCCTTACGTCCGCATGCCACGTACATTCAAACGTTTTTGCGGTTTAATGT CACAATTATTGCAGAAGTTGAGCATTACAGCAGTTGGAAAGCGGGAGAAGCTTCTTAATGTCATTAAAAATCCAGTCACCCGCTATCTACCAGTTGGAGCAAAGAAGATTG GTCTTTCATATAGTGCTGAGAAGTCAGTCAATTTGTTTGACTATGTTGCCAAATCCAGTGACGATGTACCCCTTGTGTTTGTG GTAGGTGCTATGGCTCATGGAAAGATTGACAACGAATACTCAGATGATTACATACAAA TTTGCAATTACCCTCTCAGTGCTGCCTGCTGTTTGAATCGAATATGCAGTGCTCTCGAGCAGAAGTGGAACATCCAGTGA
- the LOC4329058 gene encoding phosphatidylinositol 4-kinase gamma 4-like — protein MSSAGIATLSPLLDQFCFAPHGEPRLQQLDSIVIFLAMPGVAPMPMRVLHSDSVASVKLRIQQFKGFVTTKQRLVFSGHELSLNNSHVRDYGLTDGNVLHLVVRLADLRAISIETANGKKFQFQVESCCNVGYLKDKLSAESGQQLGSLKDQRLVFDGEELEDNQLIADISKKGAAVIHLFIRRPAKVQTQQGDKETVVTVVTPKDNDNLQTDALNLAKPAKGKPAPVEPIIANGKVKLSPAVMEMIYSTISGIENGYLPVMSTEGSGGVYFMKDSSGESNVAVFKPIDEEPMAKNNPRGLPLSTDGEGLKRGTRVGEGALREVAAYILDHPVYGCKSCDVPGFSGVPPTALVRCFHMGKGSNKVGSLQLFVDNNGSCEDMGPRAFPVKEVQKIAILDIRLANADRHAGNILVCQDGEDHLKLIPIDHGYCLPEKFEDCTFEWLYWPQAREPFGPETAAYIGSLDADKDIALLKFHGWALSPQCARVLRISTMLLKKGAERGLTPYDIGSILCRQTVKKESEIEAIIEEAEDAILPGTSEETFLETISEIMDFHLDKLAVKLKKF, from the exons ATGTCGTCAGCCGGTATAGCCACACTGAGCCCCCTGCTGGACCAGTTTTGTTTTGCGCCCCATGGCGAGCCCCGGTTGCAGCAGCTGGATTCTATTGTCATTTTTCTTGCCATGCCAGGGGTGGCACCCATGCCAATGCGTGTCCTGCACTCAGACTCTGTTGCCTCGGTCAAGCTCCGCATCCAGCAGTTCAAGGGCTTTGTCACTACCAAGCAGCGGCTGGTGTTCAGTGGGCATGAGCTGTCACTAAACAACTCCCATGTCAGGGATTATGGACTTACCGATGGAAATGTGCTTCATCTTGTCGTGCGGTTGGCTGACCTCCGTGCGATAAGCATTGAGACTGCCAATGGGAAGAAATTTCAGTTCCAGGTGGAGAGTTGCTGCAATGTTGGGTATCTCAAGGACAAGCTCTCAGCTGAGAGTGGACAGCAACTTGGGAGTCTCAAGGACCAAAGGCTTGTGTTTGACGGTGAAGAGCTTGAGGATAACCAATTGATTGCAGATATTAGCAAGAAGGGTGCTGCAGTTATCCACTTGTTCATCCGCAGGCCAGCAAAGGTTCAGACACAGCAGGGTGATAAGGAAACTGTTGTTACAGTTGTTACTCCCAAAGACAATGATAACCTCCAAACAGATGCTTTGAACCTTGCGAAACCAGCTAAGGGTAAACCTGCTCCAGTTGAGCCAATCATTGCTAATGGAAAGGTGAAATTGTCTCCTGCTGTGATGGAAATGATCTACTCAACAATTTCTGGTATAGAAAACGGGTACCTTCCCGTGATGTCAACAGAGGGTTCAGGGGGAGTCTATTTCATGAAGGACTCTTCAGGTGAAAGCAATGTTGCAGTATTCAAGCCTATTGATGAGGAACCAATGGCAAAGAATAATCCCAGGGGCCTTCCTTTGTCAACTGATGGTGAGGGGTTGAAAAGGGGAACGCGAGTAGGGGAAGGTGCATTAAGGGAGGTTGCAGCATATATTCTTGACCATCCAGTTTATGGATGTAAATCGTGTGATGTTCCTGGATTTTCTGGTGTACCACCCACAGCGTTGGTCCGTTGTTTCCATATGGGGAAGGGATCTAATAAGGTTGGATCATTGCAGCTGTTTGTAGATAACAATGGCAGTTGTGAGGATATGGGCCCTCGAGCTTTCCCAGTTAAAGAGGTTCAGAAGATTGCCATACTGGATATTAGGTTGGCAAATGCTGATCGTCATGCTGGGAACATATTAGTGTGCCAAGATGGAGAAGATCACTTGAAGTTGATTCCAATTGATCATGGGTACTGCCTGCCAGAGAAG TTTGAAGATTGTACCTTTGAGTGGCTCTACTGGCCCCAAGCCCGCGAACCCTTCGGTCCAGAAACCGCAGCATACATTGGATCACTAGATGCTGACAAAGACATTGCGCTTCTCAAGTTCCACGGGTGGGCGCTATCTCCCCAGTGTGCCCGAGTTCTGCGCATCAGCACAATGCTTTTGAAGAAGGGGGCAGAGAGAGGCCTAACGCCTTATGACATCGGCAGCATCTTATGCAGGCAAACAGTCAAAAAAGAATCTGAAATCGAGGCCATCATAGAGGAAGCAGAGGATGCCATCCTTCCAGGAACTAGTGAGGAGACATTCTTGGAGACCATCTCGGAGATCATGGACTTTCACCTTGATAAGCTTGCTGTGAAGTTAAAGAAGTTCTGA